One window of the Hippoglossus hippoglossus isolate fHipHip1 chromosome 9, fHipHip1.pri, whole genome shotgun sequence genome contains the following:
- the ncaph gene encoding condensin complex subunit 2, producing the protein MSAASTPVSRVRAGWSTSSVVNKGLSPAACSTPLLAAFPGNDDEQERRQRRRSRVIDLQSACDSSINDSASHSAAGTPAAVPKLSNAQISEHYSTCIKLSTENKITTKNAFGLHLIDYMADILKQKDSELTNFKVAAGTLDASTKIYAVRVDAVHADAYRVLGGLGAETKPGEDHALNEGDRDDDGAEVTAKQPKKKRPPKRTVEQNLSSINSAESERKCEVDPMFHRMASSFDESSTAGVFLSVLFSENSRCELLFPSYMTLLQSRPSYSPPLPQGVSASPFKAGLQHSQDKSSICPSLQDFSFTSWNPEQTMNQLLEKMNQGDHVFDVNAEPEPEPEDDDCPEFDADYEEGFGDNEEGSKEHKDGCEASGSGKGRDVIPIGEGDIATMCMHLSSQPREYSYFSPKTMATWAGPGYWQFKPKHKLDHLPDKETRKRKPKKTFEIDFNDDVNFETFFRTTRAATTNSKSALSASNKKTTLPADFQFPPETLSQLSLKPSSSLSKEGQKRLSGELGEGIGDYDYNNANDTANFCPGLQGGDSDDDVEGFAGSDDTQPSSDSLPPPSQDLENISTYGEEDLVPEPHRVNKIEINYAKTAKKMDMKRLKNSMWTLLTESPEKPTEVVETVEKTEVCGEKVFSQTTKTLLQRLPNTMAQNLSVPLAFVALLHLANEKNLELVKVDDMSDIIIRQGH; encoded by the exons ATGAGTGCAGCCTCCACACCCGTCTCCCGGGTACGCGCAGGATGGTCGACTTCCTCCGTGGTGAACAAGGGCCTGTCCCCTGCGGCCTGCAGCACCCCGCTGCTGGCAGCCTTCCCCGGCAACGATGACGAGCAGGAACGTCGTCAACGCCGAAGGTCAAGAGTCATTGACCTTCAAAGTGCCTGTGACTCCTCCATCAATGACTCTGCATCTCATAG CGCTGCAGGGACTCCTGCTGCCGTGCCCAAGTTGTCAAATGCACAGATCTCGGAGCATTACTCCACCTGCATAAAACTGTCCACTGAGAAT AAAATCACCACCAAAAATGCCTTTGGTCTGCATCTGATTGATTATATGGCTGATATTCTCAAACAGAAGGATTCTGAGCTCACAAACTTCAAG GTTGCAGCTGGCACTTTGGATGCCAGTACAAAAATCTATGCTGTGAGGGTGGATGCTGTTCATGCTGATGCCTACAGGGTGCTGGGTGGCCTGGGAGCTGAGACCAAACCTGGAGAGG ACCATGCTCTGAATGAGGGGGACAGAGATGATGATGGAGCTGAAGTGACTGCGAAACAGCCAAAGAAGAAGAGGCCTCCAAAGAGGACGGTGGAGCAGAACCTGAGCAGCATCAATAGCGCTGAGTCTGAGAGGAAGTGTGAG GTGGACCCCATGTTTCACAGGATGGCCTCATCCTTCGATGAGAGCAGCACAGCCGGCGTCTTCCTGTCAGTTCTCTTCAGTGAGAACAGTCGTTGCGAGTTGCTCTTTCCCTCCTACATGACCCTCCTACAGTCAAGACCTTCTtattctcctccacttccacaGGGAGTCTCTGCTTCTCCGTTCAAGG CCGGACTGCAGCATTCCCAGGATAAAAGCTCCATCTGCCCCTCACTGCAGGATTTCTCTTTCACTAGCTGGAACCCTGAGCAG ACCATGAATCAGCTCCTGGAGAAGATGAACCAAGGCGACCACGTGTTTGATGTGAATGCTGAGCCCGAGCCTGAACCAGAAGATGATGATTGCCCAGAATTTGATGCCGATTATGAGGAAGGATTTGGCGACAATGAGGAAGGATCCAAGGAGCACAAAGACGGTTGTGAGGCCTCTGGTTCTGGCAAAGGAAG agATGTAATTCCCATCGGAGAGGGAGACATCGCCACCATGTGTATGCACTTGTCCTCTCAGCCCAGGGAGTATTCATACTTCAGCCCCAAGACCATGGCCACGTGGGCTGGACCAGGTTACTGGCAGTTCAAACCAAAGCACAAAT TGGACCATTTGCCTGACAAGGAGACACGTAAAAGGAAGCCCAAGAAGACCTTTGAAATAGATTTCAATGATGATGTCAACTTTGAAACCTTTTTCCGCACCACAAGG GCGGCCACCACCAACAGTAAGTCTGCCCTCAGTGCCAGCAATAAGAAGACGACTCTACCAGCAGACTTCCAGTTTCCCCCAGAGACTCTGTCCCAGCTCAGCCTCAAACCCTCCAGCTCG TTGAGTAAAGAAGGCCAGAAGAGGTTGTCTGGAGAGCTTGGAGAAGGTATTGGAGACTATGACTACAACAACGCCAACGACACAGCCAACTTCTGTCCAGGTCTCCAG ggtggcgacagtgatgatgatgttgaagGGTTTGCCGGTTCAGACGATACACAGCCTTCAAGTGACAGTTTACCTCCGCCCTCTCAAGATCTGGAGAACATCTCCACGTATGGGGAGGAGGATTTGGTACCTGAACCACACAGG GTCAACAAGATTGAGATCAACTATGCAAAGACTGCAAAGAAAATGGACATGAAGAGACTGAAGAACAGCATGTGGACTCTCCTCACTGAGAGCCCGGAAAAACCCACAGAG gtggtggagactgtggagaaaacagaggTGTGTGGGGAGAAAGTCTTCAGTCAAACTACAAAGACGTTGCTTCAAAG ATTGCCTAACACGATGGCCCAGAACCTGTCGGTCCCTCTGGCGTTTGTCGCTTTGCTTCATCTTGCCAATGAAAAA AATTTGGAGTTGGTGAAGGTTGATGACATGTCAGATATCATCATCAGACAAGGCCACTGA